A single genomic interval of Scatophagus argus isolate fScaArg1 chromosome 22, fScaArg1.pri, whole genome shotgun sequence harbors:
- the utp20 gene encoding small subunit processome component 20 homolog isoform X2 has product MKIKSKSSYHKSENTYRFLTFAERLANVNIDVIHRIDRTGSYAEEVETYFSEGLTKWRDLNLTEHFTTFLKEVSNKSQSFNMLVFHQKSIVESLKTHLTVNNSLAYQPLLDLVVQLARDLQTDFYPHFPDFFILITSLLDTKDTEVLEWAFTCLSYLYKYLWRLMVKDMSNIYSLYSTLLAHKKEHIRKFAAESFSFLMRKVPDLDALLNHMFSDLQQHPDKAEGAGQLLFEMCKGVRNMFHSCTANALPVALRKLGPSTNPGLSLPWDTVRDALDHMAQAAANHIDREQFLVLWESLQVSVMEVLGVMEGKGQEVDQALEQLERLLFIFHTVVSHRDGAKITKPEAVCQMVLRLSQSSSLSTSCSRLLLQIISSLLLGENITLPKALIQETVQKVFDSAMGQDLILEFTKEMFTMKQFEQLFLPSLLRFTAGLFGRGDPLSRHCGLDVLVSLILAKAPPPTDGSMAFETYPLLFTGQTTEVFSSKEAGRTRNTTSEQPAVPELVLSLISFPEEQNHPITDLSLPWAALVLLPHLRPLAPASVLPAVTAFLNHLLCEIENEKLGKAGLFVARQALSCLLTLDGSAELLSLLTVDKINSILRKFPTDLSALLLGDLYYTRLALSGVSEHLSHAALLELFQILHANLSSNISKIRLLTLRILSQFEAELPPQAEGEESVEVQPVFAVCLQAELVPASVQDYRDKLLHLRKLRHDLVQRSLPQGPPATFQQVPLRYLIAMLFINFRPLWDAVIELLVSHAREMDNKDFWRVYYEHLEMVAGLAEKEQEDGEDEEEESSSLEGESGCDVIESGDVGVLFLEQLKLILDHNERTDFPNFRSLLWRSMAQFPDRVEPRSRELSPLLLRFIRNEFYPADLLVAPTQDLRKKNDATLEASAMAVEEEEEEREEEEQETEEGSRQQRKTLPRRAAAKQLMAHLKVFAKFTNPRALYLESSLSELYNQLLCHQDQQIQRVALECVLTYKDPDIVPYKENLEKLLEDKHFKEEIVHFNISEETGVVDASHRAKLIPLLMRILFGRLRSKAGSKFQGKASAASRSSIILRFLAGCQSEELGIFIDLLLEPVCHHSQGSCLAAVERAIAETDVGAVLPLGRQHSLLNIINVVIHKLGHLIHIYLPKVLQILLCVTASVSTILDNRDQLRAGCISPLKNLRRLGILRIQDFFDGFDSYSFSPDELDAVFQGVVWPQVCRLPTESPYSPTPLLKLIHVWCKNARYFPLLAKQRPNHPECDILLNVFALLSAKNASPATIAMVMDIAEALASTEDFVASETEMELKVNGCVFPQPEEGALVTAETLTEGSRLLLPHISTLLQYLSGLVRNTDRLKKKKLRSQVAKELNILSKVSQFVSDKEQSSVLISLLLPYLQKGNNPPEIEIDVLATVQNLLRQCVQPSAFLQPLSKLFSIIRNKLPRQALTNVFQTLSDLEPSLMYITDLASKLNAFDSRHLDEIYFDVRLTAFQDATRRVKDMTTLDLDYISTVMHNCFHTYEIGDMSLADNATLCLSAVITQLAAVGAGEQIYRNIVQHTILDAVLKGLRSKTESVQHDYTTVLACLVKTFPSKKEFRDLVQLTDYNDPESDFFEHMKHIQIHRRGRALRKLAKQLTEGQVVLTPRSLQNYIMPYAMTALLDEKMLKHENMISASVEVVGAVCRRLTWSKYLYYLKHFIHILQTAQAEQKLAVSLLVTVLEAFHFDHQTLSREMEAAKAREAGNVTVDADDEEQPAADESDASDDEEAMEIDGKNAPSGVPMEVDAAGGEKDVISKEAATSRGNGPAAPKHTPVASGLPQSREELESLVSAIHETVNNSVLPRLHKCLNAKVKRDEEHKAVKSKDVKDEEVVRIPIAFTMVKLMQTLPPHIMETNLPGILIKVCVLLRNRFQEIRDVARGTLVKIMETLGCKYLQYLLKEMHSVLVKGYQVHVLTFTVYQLLSVLSPTLKSGDLDPCMNMLIDIFNNELFGAVAEEKEVKGIVSKLMEARHSKSMDSYELLARFCSKESITKLILPLKEILETTSSLKVCNRVAAVLRRLVLGLLVNGGMTAQDILLLCHGLISQSLPLLTKRDREKASAKPPPDPRLPPPSCLLLPPTPKRGGKKAPVSSRTNMHILVDAGLKLLHLSLKKSRVTSSEASSLEMLDPFVLLLLDCLNSMHVKVITEALVAFTWLLKFPLPAVEQNASQLTKQLFVLLKDYSKAGAARGENYHLVQNCFKAITILVKNVKSNNISETQLQVLLGYAEEDIYDQSRQATAFGLLKAILSRKLIVPEMEEVLKKVAKLSVTGSNAMIRIHCRQIYLKYLLDYPLGKKLTGHLDFVVSQLRYEHDTGRESALEMLAYIFQTFPQNLLLNNSSLFFAPLALVVVNDDSTRCKKMAAMAIKALLTRLDSNHQNTLFSLVNTWLNAEKASLKRLGAQICGLFVEVEEEQFARRLDDLLPLLEKEINPDNYEDIEEEQDEKGADRLLFSFLTLITKLCKHCGLMELSKPHDTLLRIYGHIEAHLRYPHCWVWLTASQLFGQLFAAHEAEQLVAVWRGEGADASAQSLATAFITSSLDKKMRELALSFCHQLQSKFLDTASGEQVIKNLLFVGKVIYLISPESDVTSPQDELKEEEEEEEEEKEEDQRENRDEENEDEEETEEKEKEEEEDDKDDRPPSLLWLMKKLSLMAKREAAYTPKIPLKRTCVFKFLGAIAMDLGKERLSPYLTTIITPLYRELDSTYADQDPTLKNLAQELIELLKKQVGLERFSLAFSSVQKEFAQRRVARKRHRAMQAVANPDIAAKKKLKKHKNKIEAKKRKIEFLRPGYKAKKHRSHALKDLAMVQ; this is encoded by the exons ATGAAGATTAAATCCAAGTCCTCGTATCACAAATCTGAGAACACCTACAGG TTTCTCACTTTTGCTGAAAGACTTGCCAATGTCAACATTGATGTCATCCATCGTATTGACAGGACTGGATCTTATGCTGAG GAAGTAGAAACATACTTCTCTGAAGGGCTGACAAAATGGAGAGACCTCAACTTGACAGAGCATTTCA CTACATTTCTGAAGGAGGTTTCCAACAAGAGCCAGTCCTTCAACATGCTAGTTTTTCATCAGAAGTCAATAGTGGAGAGTCTGAAAACACACCTGACTGTCAACAACAGTCTGGCCTACCAGCCCCTATTGGA cCTGGTGGTGCAGCTGGCCAGAGACCTGCAGACTGACTTCTACCCCCACTTCCCTGACTTCTTCATTCTGATCACCTCTCTGCTGGACACCAAGGACACAGAGGTCCTGGAGTGGGCTTTCACCTGCCTCTCATACCTCTACAAGTACCTGTGGAGGCTCATGGTGAAGGATATGAGTAATATCTACAG TTTGTACAGCACACTGCTGGCACACAAGAAAGAGCACATCCGCAAGTTTGCAGCAGAAAGCTTCTCTTTTTTGATGAGAAAG GTTCCAGATCTTGATGCCCTGCTGAATCACATGTTCTCAGACCTGCAGCAGCACCCCGACAAAGCGGAGGGAGCtggtcagctgctgtttgaaatgtgcaAAGGAGTCCGGAATATGTTTCACTCCTGCACTGCAAAT GCTCTCCCTGTAGCTTTGCGTAAGCTTGGACCCTCAACAAACCCTGGCCTCTCTCTGCCGTGGGACACTGTCAGGGATGCGCTGGATCACATGGCCCAggctgcagccaatcacatcgACAGAGAGCAATTCTTGGTGTTGTGGGAGTCGTTACAG GTCAGTGTGATGGAGGTCCTGGGCGTCATGGAGGGGAAAGGACAAGAGGTGGACCAGGCTTTGGAGCAGCTGGAGAGGCTCCTGTTCATTTTCCACACAGTTGTGTCCCACAGGGATGGAGCCAAGATCACCAAGCCAGAGGCTGTCTGCCAG ATGGTGTTGCGACTCAGTCAGAGCTCGTCTCTGTCGACTTCTTGTTCACGTCTGCTCCTTCAGatcatctcctctctgctccttgGGGAAAACATCACCCTGCCTAAAGCGCTCATCCAGGAGACGGttcagaaa GTTTTTGACAGCGCAATGGGACAAGATCTGATACTCGAGTTCACCAAGGAGATGTTCACTATGAAACAGTTTGAGCAG ctcttcctcccCAGCCTGTTGCGCTTTACTGCCGGGTTATTTGGCCGAGGTGATCCACTGTCTCGCCACTGTGGTCTGGATGTGCTGGTCAGTCTGATTCTTGCCAAAGCCCCACCGCCCACAGATGGCTCCATGGCCTTTGAAACATACCCACTGCTTTTCACCGGACAGACCACAGA AGTGTTTAGTAGTAAGGAGGCGGGTCGGACCAGGAATACAACATCAGAGCAGCCTGCAGTGCCAGAGCTGGTGCTGTCTCTGATCTCATTTCCTGAGGAGCAGAACCATCCTATCACTGACCTGTCACTTCCTTGGGCAGCCCTGGTGCTTCTGCCACACctcag gcCTCTTGCTCCAGCTAGTGTACTTCCAGCTGTCACTGCTTTCTTAAACCACCTCCTGTGTGAGATTGAGAATGAAAAACTGGGAAAAg CTGGTCTGTTTGTAGCCCGACAGGCTCTGAGCTGCCTCCTCACTCTGGACGGCTCTGCTGAGCTCCTCTCACTGCTCACTGTGGACAAAATCAACTCAATCCTACG GAAGTTTCCTACAGACCTGTCCGCCCTGCTGCTGGGGGACCTGTACTACACCCGCCTGGCTCTCAGTGGTGTTTCAGAGCACCTGTCCCACGCTGCGCTGCTGGAGCTTTTCCAGATCCTGCACGCCAACCTTTCCTCTAACATCTCCAAG atCCGCCTCCTGACTCTGAGGATTCTCTCTCAGTTTGAGGCAGAGCTCCCTCCGCAGGCCGAG GGGGAGGAGAGTGTGGAGGTGCAGCCGGTGTTCGCGGTTTGCCTGCAGGCTGAGCTGGTGCCGGCCTCGGTGCAGGACTACAGAGACAAGCTGCTTCACCTCCGGAAGCTGAGACACGACCTGGTGCAACGCAGTCTGCCACAGGGGCCACCTGCCACCTTCCAGCAG GTGCCTCTGCGTTACCTCATCGCAATGCTGTTCATCAACTTCAGGCCTCTGTGGGACGCCGTCATCGAACTTCTCGT GAGCCATGCCAGAGAAATGGACAACAAGGATTTCTGGAGAGTTTACTATGAACATCTGGAGATGGTGGCAGGCCTGGCTG agaaagagcaggaggatggcgaggatgaggaggaagagtcGTCCAGTCTCGAGGGCGAGTCGGGCTGTGACGTCATTGAAAGTGGGGATGTGGGAGTGCTGTTCCTGGAGCAGCTGAAGCTGATTTTGGACCACAATGAGAGGACCGACTTCCCAAACTTCCGCAGCCTGCTGTGGCGATCAATGGCCCAGTTCCCTGACAGAGTGGAACCACGCAGCCGAGAACTGAGCCCTCTGCTGCTCAGGTTCATCAg GAATGAGTTTTACCCTGCTGACCTGCTGGTAGCTCCCACTCAGGACTTGAGGAAGAAGAATGATGCCACCCTGGAGGCGTCTGCAATGgctgtggaagaggaagaggaggagagagaggaagaggagcaggagaccGAGGAGGGAAGCAGACAACAGAGGAAGACGCTTCCAAGAAGAGCTGCTGCCAA ACAACTGATGGCCCATCTGAAGGTATTCGCCAAATTCACCAACCCCCGAGCTCTCTACCTGGAGAGCAGCCTCAGTGAGCTCTATAACCAG TTGCTCTGCCATCAGGACCAGCAGATCCAGCGAGTGGCACTGGAATGTGTTCTCACATACAAAGACCCAGACATAGTACCATACAA gGAGAATCTTGAGAAGCTATTGGAAGACAAACACTTCAAAGAGGAGATTGTCCATTTTAACATTTCCGAGGAGACAGGAGTGGTTGATGCTTCACACAGAGCCAAACTCATCCCACTACTCATGAG GATCCTGTTTGGACGTCTGCGCAGTAAAGCAGGCAGCAAGTTTCAGGGGAAGGCGAGCGCCGCCTCTCGGTCTTCCATTATTCTGCGTTTCCTGGCTGGTTGCCAGTCTGAGGAGCTGGGAATATTCATCGACCTGCTGCTGGAGCCCGTCTGCCATCACAGCCAAG GTTCCTGCCTGGCGGCGGTGGAGAGAGCAATCGCAGAGACGGACGTGGGTGCCGTCCTCCCGCTGGGTCGCCAGCACAGCCTGTTGAACATAATCAACGTGGTGATCCACAAACTGGGCCACCTCATCCACATCTACCTGCCCAAGGTGCTGCAGATCCTGCTGTGTGTCACAGCCTCGGTGTCCACCATCCTGGACAACAGGGACCAG CTCCGTGCAGGTTGCATCAGTCCTCTCAAGAACCTGAGGCGACTCGGCATCCTGAGGATCCAGGACTTTTTTGATGGCTTCGACTCCTACAGCTTCAGTCCAGATGAGCTGGACGCTGTCTTTCAGGGTGTAGTCTGGCCTCAG GTGTGTCGTCTCCCCACGGAGAGCCCTTACTCCCCCACCCCTCTGCTGAAGCTCATCCATGTGTGGTGCAAAAACGCCAG GTACTTCCCACTCTTGGCCAAGCAGAGGCCAAACCATCCTGAGTGTGACATCCTCCTTAACGTTTTCGCTCTCCTCTCAGCCAAGAATGCCTCCCCGGCTACCATTGCTATGGTAATGGACATAGCTGAGGCCTTGGCAAGCACTGAGGACTTTGTCGcctcagagacagagatggagctgAAAGTGAACGGCTGTGTGTTCCCACAGCCAGAAGAGGGCGCTCTTGTCACTGCAG AAACGTTAACTGAGGGCTccagactgctgctgcctcacatATCCACCCTGCTGCAGTACCTCAGCGGACTCGTACGCAACACTGACAGACTCAAAAAGAAGAAGCTCAGGTCGCAGGTGGCCAAAGAGCTCAACATCCTGTCCAA ggTCAGCCAATTTGTGAGCGACAAGGAGCAGAGCTCAGTGCTCATCAGCTTGCTGTTGCCCTACCTCCAAAAAGGCAACAATCCTCCA GAGATAGAAATCGACGTCCTTGCCACAGTGCAGAACCTGCTGCGACAGTGTGTGCAGCCCTCCGCCTTCCTGCAGCCGCTCAGCAAACTCTTCTCCATCATCCGCAACAAGCTGCCCAGGCAGGCCCTCACTAATGTCTTCCAG ACTCTGTCAGATCTGGAGCCCTCACTCATGTACATCACTGATTTAGCATCTAAG CTCAACGCGTTTGACAGTCGACACTTGGATGAGATCTACTTCGACGTGCGTCTGACGGCTTTCCAAGACGCCACCAGGCGAGTCAAAGACATGACCACTCTGGACCTGGACTACATCAGCACCGTCATGCATAACTGCTTCCACACCTATGAG ATTGGTGACATGTCACTGGCAGACAACGCCACCTTGTGCCTGTCTGCGGTGATCACGCAGCTGGCAGCGGTCGGGGCCGGAGAGCAGATCTACAGGAACATCGTACAGCACACCATCCTGGACGCCGTCCTCAAGGGGCTTCGCAGCAAGACAGAG AGTGTGCAGCACGACTACACCACCGTTCTGGCCTGCCTGGTGAAGACCTTTCCCTCAAAGAAGGAGTTCAGAGATCTGGTCCAGCTCACTGACTACAACGACCCTGAGTCTGACTTCTTTGAGCACATGAAGCACATTCAG ATCCACCGCCGAGGTCGTGCCCTGAGGAAGCTGGCCAAACAGCTGACTGAAGGCCAGGTGGTCCTGACACCTCGTTCTCTCCAGAATTACATCATGCCTTATGCAATGACCGCCCTGCTGGATGAAAAGATGCTCAAG CATGAGAACATGATATCAGCGTCGGTGGAGGTGGTGGGCGCAGTGTGTCGCAGGCTGACCTGGTCCAAGTACCTCTACTACCTGAAACACTTCATCCACATCCTGCAGACAGCACAGGCCGAGCAGAAACTGGCTGTCAG tttgCTGGTCACAGTCCTGGAGGCTTTCCATTTTGACCATCAGACCCTGAGCAGAGAAATGGAGGCTGCCAAGGCCAGAGAAG CTGGGAACGTGACGGTCGACGCAGATGATGAGGAGCAACCTGCAGCTGATGAATCGGACGCAAGTGATGATGAGGAGGCAATGGAGATAGATGGTAAGAATGCTCCGTCCGGTGTTCCCATGGAAGTGGATGCTGCCGGCGGAGAAAAGGATGTCATCTCTAAGGAAGCGGCCACCTCCAGAGGCAATGGGCCAGCAGCTCCTAAACACACCCCAGTGGCCAGTGGGCTGccgcagagcagagaggagctggAGTCTCTGGTCAGCGCCATCCACGAGACCGTTAATAACAGCGTGCTGCCTCGCCTGCACAAGTGTCTCAACGCAAAG GTGAAGCGTGACGAGGAGCACAAGGCGGTGAAGTCAAAGGACGTGAAGGATGAAGAGGTGGTGAGGATACCGATAGCCTTCACCATGGTCAAACTGATGCAGACTCTGCCTCCACACATCATGGAGACCAACCTGCCTGG GATCCTGATCAAGGTGTGTGTGCTCCTGAGGAACCGTTTCCAGGAGATTCGTGACGTGGCAAGGGGAACGCTGGTGAAGATCATGGAGACTTTAGGCTGCAAGTACCTGCAGTACCTGCTCAAAGAGATGCATTCAGTCCTGGTCAAGGGCTACCAG GTTCACGTGCTGACATTCACAGTGTACCAGTTGCTGTCAGTCCTCAGTCCAACACTGAAGAGTGGTGACCTGGATCCATGCATGAACATGCTCATCGAT ATCTTCAACAACGAGCTGTTCGGGGCTGTggctgaggagaaggaggtgaaggGGATCGTCTCCAAGCTGATGGAGGCTCGACACAGCAAGAGCATGGATTCCTACGAGCTGCTGGCCCGGTTTTGCAGCAAGGAGAGCATCACCAAGTTAATACTGCCGCTGAAGGAG atCCTGGAGACTACATCCAGTCTGAAGGTGTGTAATCGGGTGGCTGCTGTGCTGCGGCGACTGGTCCTGGGTCTGCTCGTCAACGGGGGCATGACTGCCCAGGACATCTTACTGCTGTGCCATGGTCTGATCAGCCAGAGTCTGCCGCTGCTCACCAAGAGAGACcg agaGAAGGCCTCAGCTAAGCCTCCCCCAGACCCCAGACTGCCTCCTCCCAGCTGCCTGCTCCTGCCGCCAACTCCTaagagagggggaaagaaagCTCCTGTCAGCAGCCGAACCAACATGCACATCCTGGTGGACGCTGGCCTCAAG ctgctccacctgAGTCTGAAGAAATCCAGAGTGACGTCTTCTGAGGCCTCATCCCTGGAGATGCTGGATCCttttgtactgctgctgcttgacTGCCTTAACTCAATGCACGTCAAG GTGATCACAGAGGCTCTTGTGGCGTTCACTTGGCTGTTGAAGTTCCCTCTGCCAGCAGTGGAGCAGAACGCCAGCCAGCTGACCAAGCAGCTTTTTGTCCTGCTGAAGGATTACTCCAAGGCTGGAGCAGCCCGCGGGGAGAACTACCACCTGGTCCAGAACTGCTTCAAG gcCATCACTATACTGGTGAAGAATGTCAAAAGCAACAACATCTCAGAGACACAACTGCAGGTGCTGCTGGGATACGCTGAGGAGGACATCTATGACCAGTCTCGCCAAGCCACCGCCTTCGGCCTGCTGAAG GCGATTCTGTCCAGGAAGCTCATTGTTccagagatggaggaggtgtTGAAAAAAGTGGCCAAGCTGTCAGTCACTGGCAGCAACGCTATGATTAGAATCCACTGCCGTCAG ATTTATCTAAAATACCTGCTGGACTACCCGCTGGGGAAGAAGCTGACAGGGCACCTGGATTTTGTGGTGTCCCAGCTACGCTACGAGCACGACACAGGCAGGGAGTCTGCGCTGGAGATGCTGGCCTACATCTTCCAGACTTTCCCTCAG aaCCTGCTGTTGAACAACAGCAGCCTGTTCTTTGCCCCACTGGCCCTGGTTGTGGTCAACGATGACTCTACACGCTGTAAGAAAATGGCTGCCATGGCTATCAAGGCCCTGCTGACCCGTCTGGACTCGAACCACCAGAACACTCTGTTCTCCCTTGTCAACACCTGGCTGAATGCAGAGAAG GCCAGCCTGAAGCGTCTCGGGGCTCAAATTTGCGGTCTGTTTgttgaggtggaggaggagcagtttGCCCGTCGTCTTGACGACCTGCTGCCTCTCTTGGAGAAAGAGATAAATCCAGACAACTACGAAGAT ATCGAGGAGGAACAGGACGAGAAGGGAGCAGACAGGCTGTTGTTCAGTTTTCTGACTCTCATCACCAAACTGTGCAAACACTGTGGCCTGATGGAGCTCAGCAAGCCTCATGACACACTCTTGCGTATATATG GTCACATTGAAGCCCACCTGCGGTACCCTCACTGCTGGGTGTGGCTGACCGCCTCGCAGCTTTTTGGTCAGCTGTTTGCAGCACatgaggcagagcagttggTCGCTgtctggagaggagagggagcagaTGCTTCAGCCCAATCGTTGGCCACAGCCTTCATTACCAGCAGCCTGGACAAGAAG ATGAGAGAGCTGGCGTTATCTTTCTGCCATCAGCTGCAATCCAAGTTCCTGGACACAGCATCAGGAGAGCAG GTGATCAAGAACCTGCTGTTTGTTGGCAAGGTGATCTACCTCATTTCCCCCGAGTCCGATGTCACctcccctcaggatgaactcaaagaggaggaggaggaggaggaggaggagaaggaggaggaccagagagagaacagagatgaagagaatgaagatgaagaagagacagaagagaaagaaaaggaagaggaagaagatgacaAGGATGATCGGCCTCCTTCCCTGCTGTGGTTGATGAAGAAGCTGTCGCTGATGGCCAAGAGAGAGGCAGCATACACCCCCAAAATTCCCCTGAAg AGAACATGTGTGTTTAAGTTCCTGGGAGCGATAGCCATGGACCTGGGGAAGGAGCGACTCAGCCCCTATCTGACCACCATCATCACTCCTCTGTACAGGGAGCTGGACAGCACCTATGCAGATCAAG ATCCCACACTGAAGAACCTGGCACAGGAGCTGATAGAGCTGCTGAAGAAACAAGTGGGGCTGGAGAGATTCTCTCTTGCATTTTCCTCCGTCCAAAAGGAGTTTGCACAGAGACGAGTTGCGCGCAAACGACACAGAGCCATGCAG GCGGTGGCTAACCCTGACATCGCAGCAAAGAAGAAACTCAAGAAGCACAAGAACAAAATTGAAGCCAAGAAGAGGAAGATTGAGTTCCTCCGGCCCGGATATAAAGCCAAGAAGCACCGGAGCCATGCGCTCAAAGACCTGGCCATGGTGCAGTGA